The sequence CGCGCAGGCGGTGCAGGATCATCGGCCGGTACCAGCCGTTGCGCAGGTCGTCCTCACGGGTCCAGACCACCTTGATTCCGTGGCCGGGCCCAATACCCTTGGCCGCTGCGGCCATGTCGGCCGCCAGGTCTGGCCCCAGTACCGGGTTACCCAGGTCGATACGGCGACCGAAGCTGCCGCCCGCCATGATGGTTTCGATCTCGACCTTTTCCGGCGGTAACTGGAACAGGTCGCACAGCTGTTTATGGTCCAGGGTCTGGATCTGGCACCCGTAGCGGGCCTTGACGGTGTTGCCGTCCCAGAACAGATAGCCGCCCAGCGGCTCCATCGGCGCGTGGGCCACATAGGGAAAGCTGTACTCGGCTTCGATTACCTTGTCGGCGTTTTTGAAGGCGTCATCCGGCGTCCCGACGGTTTTTGCAACCGCACCGGTTTTCTGCGCCACTTCACGGAACTCCGTGAAGATCTGCTCAGTGCTGCGCATTTCTGCCTGGCTGTCGTCCCACTCGACTTTCAGCTTGTTACGGCCCTGAATCGCCGCCCAGGTGCCCTTGGCGTAAACGGCCACGCCGGTATCAACCTGCTTGATCGCCACCACCCCTGGCACCGCCAGGGCTTCGGTGGCGTCGAAGCTGCGGACCTTGCCGCCAAAACGCGGGGATTTGGCCAGGGTGACGGTGAGCATGTCCGGTTCGTGGATGTCTTCAGAAAACTGCGCCGTGCCGTTGGTCTTGCCCAACGAGTCGACACGGTGCACACCCGTTTGTTTACCGATCAGGGTGAAGTTCGCCGGGTCCTTGAGGGTCAGCGAGGCAGGGTCCGGGGCACTCAAGCGGGCGGCCTGCGCTGCGAACTCGCCGAAGCCGGCTTCACGCCCACTGGCCGCGTGGCTGATTCGCCCCTGCTTGACGCTGATCTGCTGCGCCGGCACTTGCCATTCTTTCGCCGCTGCCTGGACCAACATGGCCCGCGCCATGGCGCCCATGCTGCGCATCTGTTGGTAGGCATTGGCCACCGAACTGGAACCACCGGTGCCCTGGAAACCAAAGGTCAGGTTCTTGTACACCGCCGTATCCACCGGCGCCGCGACGACTCGCATCTGCGACCAGTCGGCGTCCAGTTCTTCGGCCACTAAGGTAGCCATACCGGTGTACACGCCCTGGCCTATTTCGGAATGTTTGCTCAATACCGTAACAATGCCGTCTTCCCCAATTTGCACAAAGGCATTGGGTACAAAAGCGGCTTCGTTATTAACACCGGACTTGGCTTGCGCGCCCTTGCCCGGAAGATAGGCACCAATAACCAATACGCTGGAGCCCACAATAAACTGACGCCGAGACAGCGAGACTTCAGAAGTGCTCATTAAATAACTCCATCCTGGTGATCGACGCGACAGATGCCATACCGCACAGCACCTGCAGCCTGTTCCCGTTTCAATCTATTGATGACACACATTACTCGCAGGCACCGCAAACAACCAAGTAGCGGCGGGCAAACTTTACATAACCAGGCAAAGCTTAATGATAAAGATTACTATTTAAATCAAGCAGACAAGTTATGAGCAAGCAACAACCGATGCTTTGCGGATACAGGCGCAAGTTGTCTGACACAGTAGTTGATCAGGCAGGGGCAACTTGGAGATAGAACGAAGCTGGCAATTTCTTGCACGATCCTGTCAATCGAGGGCTTTTATCCTCGAGGCGATGACGGACAATCCCGTCACAGAAAAGAGATTCCCCATGCCAACGGCGCCACTCCCAAATGCGCAGCCAGTGTCTGGCCGATATCGGCAAAGCTGCCCCTCTCACCCAGCCATCCCGCCGCCACGCCTGCACCAAAGGCCAATACAGGCACATGCTCGCGGGTGTGATCGCTGCCGGGACGCGACGGGTCGCAACCGTGGTCGGCGCTGATGATCAGCAACGTCTGCGGGTCCATCAACGCCAGCAGTTCCGGCAGCCTGCGGTCGAAGGCCTCCAGCGCGGCAGCGTACCCGGCCAGGTCCCGACGATGCCCATAGAGCATGTCGAAGTCGACGAAGTTGGCGAACACCAAGCTGTTGTCTGGCGCCTCCTTGAAGGCCTTGAGCGTGGCGTCGAACAGCGCATCGTTGCCGTCCGCCTTGTACAAACGGCTGATGCCTCGATGGGCGAAAATATCGCCGATCTTGCCCACCGCATGCACGGTGCCGCCGGCTTCGCACAGGCGATCCAGCAGCGTGGCCGAGGGCGGCGGGACGGTGTAGTCACGGCGGTTGCCGGTGCGGCGAAACTCGCCCGCACGTTCCCCCGTAAACGGTCGGGCAATGACCCGACCGACTGTGTATGCATCGCATAATTTGCGCGCGATCTCGCACACCCGGTACAGCGCCTCAAGCCCGAAATGGCTTTCGTGGGCGGCGATCTGCAGCACGCTGTCAGCCGAGGTGTAGCAAATCGGCTGACCGCTGCGGATGTGCGCCTCGCCCAATTCATCCAGCACGGTGGTGCCCGAGGCATGGCAATTGCCCAGGATACCCGGCAACCCAGCCTGCTCGATCAGATCAGCCAATAGCTGCGGCGGAAAGGAATCGACCGGTTGCTCGAAATAGCCCCAGTCGAACAACACCGGTACGCCCATCATTTCCCAGTGCCCGGACGGCGTATCTTTGCCTGAGGATTGCTCCCGTGCATGACCGAAGGCCCCGATCGGCGCAGCGCCCCCCCAGTTGCCCGGCAACGGCCCGTCGCCACTGGCCGCCGCTGCGGCACCCAATCCCAACCGACCCAGGTTCGGTAATGACAGTGGCCCCCTGCGCAACGGCCCATCGGCCTCGCCACGGACACACGCCTGCGCGATATGGCGCAACGTATCGGCGCCTGTATCGCCAAAAAGGGCAGCGTCGGCACTGGCACCGATGCCCAGAGAGTCCAGCACCAACACGATGGCTTTGTTCATAGGGTGTCCTGGATCAAGGCGCGTGCGGCAAGGCGTTCGCCGCCCAACCGATAGGCTGCGCGCAAGGCGGATGCGCCCTGCTCGGCCTGCTCTGGAGTGCGCGCGTGCACCCAACCCAAGGGCCGTTGCGCGCTCACCTGTTCACCAACAAAGGCCAACTCGCTGAAGCCCACGGACAGGTCCAGCACGTCGTCCGGATGGCTGCGTCCGCCGCCCAGCGCCACCACGGCCAAGCCCACCGCCCGAGTGTCAATCTCGGTGACGCGTCCTTCTTCCTGGGACCACACCGGCACCGACACAGCAGCCTTGGGTAAATGCTCGTCGGGGTTGCGGGTAAAGTCCTGCGGGCCGCCCAAGGCACTGACCATCTGCTCGAATCGCTGCAGGGCCACCCCGCTCTGCCAGGCCTGATGCAACTGATCACGGGCCTGCGCGTCATCGCTCGCCAAGCCGGCCATCGTCAGTACCTGAGTGGCCAGCGCCAAGGTCACCGCCCACAGGCGTTCACTGCGCACCTCACCCTTGAGCAAGGCCACCGCTTCGGCAACCTCCAGCGCATTGCCGGCACTGCGCGCCAGCGGCTGGTTCATGTCGGTGATCAGGGCGCGGGTATTGACCCCCGCACCGTTGGCCACCGCGACAATACTGGCCGCCAGTTCCCGAGCCTGCTCAGGCTCGGCCATGAACGCACCGTTGCCGGTCTTCACGTCCATGATCAATACGTCGAGGCCGGCGGCGAGTTTCTTGCCGAGGATCGACGCGGTGATCAGATCAATCGACTCCACCGACCCGGTCACATCGCGGATCACATACAAGCGCTTGTCCGCCGGCGCAAGGTTGGCGGTCTGGCCGATGATGGCGCAACCGACTTCGGCGACCACTGCGTGCAACCGCTCGGGGCTGGGTTGGCAGTCGTAGCCGGGGATGCTCTCGAGCTTGTCCAGGGTGCCGCCGGTATGCCCCAGGCCACGCCCGGAAATCATCGGCACGTAACAGCCGCAGGCCGCCAGCAAAGGCGCCAGCATCAAGCTGATCAGGTCGCCAACGCCGCCCGTGGAATGCTTGTCCACTATCGGCCCCGGCAACGCCCAGCTCAACACTTGGCCGGAGTCACGCATTGCCTCGGTCAATGCGATGCGCTCGGTCACGTCCATGCCCTTGATAAATACCGCCATGGCGAACGCCGCCACCTGCCCATCGCTGAGACTGCCATCGGCAATGCCGGCGACAAACCGTTGAATGTCAGCCGCGGTCAGGGCGTGTCCGTCGCGTTTACGACGAATTACTTCTTGTGGCAACCACATACCGCACTCCTTTACAGCGAAATGAAAAAGCCGACGATGGCCGCACTCATCAGGTTAGAGAGCGTGCCGCCGATCATGGCCCGCAAGCCCAGCCGCGCCAGTTCGTGACGACGTTGCGGGGCGATGCCCGTCAGGCCGCCCAACTGAATGGCGATCGAGGACAGATTGGCAAAGCCGCACAGGGCGAAGGTGACGATCACTTGAGTGTGGACCGACAACAGCGGCACACCGGCTTCGGCGGCCTTGGCCGGGGTCAGGTAGTTAGAGAGGTCGGCATAGGCGACGAACTCGTTGAGCACCAGTTTTTCACCGATGAAACCGCCCGCCATCACCGCCTCATGC is a genomic window of Pseudomonas sp. ADAK18 containing:
- a CDS encoding phosphopentomutase produces the protein MNKAIVLVLDSLGIGASADAALFGDTGADTLRHIAQACVRGEADGPLRRGPLSLPNLGRLGLGAAAAASGDGPLPGNWGGAAPIGAFGHAREQSSGKDTPSGHWEMMGVPVLFDWGYFEQPVDSFPPQLLADLIEQAGLPGILGNCHASGTTVLDELGEAHIRSGQPICYTSADSVLQIAAHESHFGLEALYRVCEIARKLCDAYTVGRVIARPFTGERAGEFRRTGNRRDYTVPPPSATLLDRLCEAGGTVHAVGKIGDIFAHRGISRLYKADGNDALFDATLKAFKEAPDNSLVFANFVDFDMLYGHRRDLAGYAAALEAFDRRLPELLALMDPQTLLIISADHGCDPSRPGSDHTREHVPVLAFGAGVAAGWLGERGSFADIGQTLAAHLGVAPLAWGISFL
- the deoA gene encoding thymidine phosphorylase; translated protein: MWLPQEVIRRKRDGHALTAADIQRFVAGIADGSLSDGQVAAFAMAVFIKGMDVTERIALTEAMRDSGQVLSWALPGPIVDKHSTGGVGDLISLMLAPLLAACGCYVPMISGRGLGHTGGTLDKLESIPGYDCQPSPERLHAVVAEVGCAIIGQTANLAPADKRLYVIRDVTGSVESIDLITASILGKKLAAGLDVLIMDVKTGNGAFMAEPEQARELAASIVAVANGAGVNTRALITDMNQPLARSAGNALEVAEAVALLKGEVRSERLWAVTLALATQVLTMAGLASDDAQARDQLHQAWQSGVALQRFEQMVSALGGPQDFTRNPDEHLPKAAVSVPVWSQEEGRVTEIDTRAVGLAVVALGGGRSHPDDVLDLSVGFSELAFVGEQVSAQRPLGWVHARTPEQAEQGASALRAAYRLGGERLAARALIQDTL
- a CDS encoding xanthine dehydrogenase family protein molybdopterin-binding subunit, whose translation is MSTSEVSLSRRQFIVGSSVLVIGAYLPGKGAQAKSGVNNEAAFVPNAFVQIGEDGIVTVLSKHSEIGQGVYTGMATLVAEELDADWSQMRVVAAPVDTAVYKNLTFGFQGTGGSSSVANAYQQMRSMGAMARAMLVQAAAKEWQVPAQQISVKQGRISHAASGREAGFGEFAAQAARLSAPDPASLTLKDPANFTLIGKQTGVHRVDSLGKTNGTAQFSEDIHEPDMLTVTLAKSPRFGGKVRSFDATEALAVPGVVAIKQVDTGVAVYAKGTWAAIQGRNKLKVEWDDSQAEMRSTEQIFTEFREVAQKTGAVAKTVGTPDDAFKNADKVIEAEYSFPYVAHAPMEPLGGYLFWDGNTVKARYGCQIQTLDHKQLCDLFQLPPEKVEIETIMAGGSFGRRIDLGNPVLGPDLAADMAAAAKGIGPGHGIKVVWTREDDLRNGWYRPMILHRLRGAIRGGKVVAWTDTIVGHSWTRNSAMDALVVNGVDLMMVEGASEIPYTFEHFRCDAHIVPGKVPTTSLRSVASTHTGHAVESFIDQLLHESGQDPVEGRLALMGNAPREAGVLRAVAKAANWQGPGVIEGRARGVGVAKAFGTYVAQIAEVSLGEGGVPRVHKVWCAVDCGIVVNPDVVRAQIEGGIGYGLGIALHGNISLKDGLVEQSNFHNYRPLRIDEMPQIEVIIVASGEVPTGVGELGVPVIAPAVGNALAQLGLPRSSLSLPLQRPSV